One segment of Streptomyces sp. TG1A-8 DNA contains the following:
- a CDS encoding SsgA family sporulation/cell division regulator has translation MPVVEQYARVHIVTDGEDPGAVPVLLRYDPDADPRSVRVALPGPHEWTFPRALLERGLRTPAGSGDVRVWPCGRVQAIVEFHSERGVAVVQFETRTLLRFLRRTHTAEPVHS, from the coding sequence CACATCGTCACGGACGGGGAGGACCCGGGGGCCGTGCCCGTGCTGCTGCGCTACGACCCCGACGCCGATCCGCGGTCGGTCCGCGTCGCACTGCCCGGCCCGCACGAGTGGACCTTCCCCCGCGCGCTGCTGGAGCGCGGGCTGCGGACGCCGGCCGGGAGCGGAGACGTCCGGGTCTGGCCCTGCGGACGCGTCCAGGCCATCGTGGAGTTCCACTCCGAGCGCGGTGTCGCGGTGGTGCAGTTCGAGACCAGGACGCTGCTGCGGTTCCTCCGCCGCACCCACACGGCGGAGCCGGTCCACAGCTGA